In Aciduliprofundum sp. MAR08-339, a single window of DNA contains:
- the hypA gene encoding hydrogenase nickel incorporation protein HypA, with protein sequence MHEWALADGIMKTVLEFAEQHRAKRIKRVTIVLGELQDVEQEIVEFALKEMKNGTMAEEAEFRFEEEEAIFKCRNCGYVWKLKDVSSNMNEEIREDIHFVPEVVHAFLACPSCGSRDFEVVKGRGVYIREIVVEE encoded by the coding sequence ATGCATGAGTGGGCCCTTGCAGATGGAATAATGAAAACGGTCTTGGAATTTGCAGAGCAGCACAGAGCAAAGAGAATAAAGAGAGTTACCATTGTGCTTGGAGAGTTGCAGGATGTGGAGCAGGAAATCGTAGAGTTTGCGTTGAAAGAAATGAAAAATGGGACAATGGCAGAGGAAGCGGAATTCAGATTTGAGGAGGAAGAAGCAATATTTAAGTGCAGAAATTGCGGATATGTGTGGAAATTAAAGGATGTCAGTTCCAATATGAATGAGGAAATAAGGGAGGACATACACTTCGTACCTGAGGTTGTACATGCGTTCCTAGCCTGTCCGAGTTGTGGAAGCAGGGATTTTGAAGTTGTTAAGGGTAGGGGAGTTTACATAAGGGAGATAGTTGTGGAGGAATGA
- a CDS encoding NADH-quinone oxidoreductase subunit C yields the protein MDTEKFVNMIDERFNAKVAVKEIPCGTKKIKRTSIFVDISTEDFMKFVKFLFEIQDHPHFAVISATNLGESIELLYHFTVDYGKQHQEKTISVRVELPKNDLKIQTITELIPGALISEREIHEMVGVEFLGLKDTRHFFLPENWPGGKYPWRRDETFPQDMLNKLYETWKEGDADE from the coding sequence ATGGACACTGAAAAATTTGTAAATATGATTGATGAAAGGTTTAATGCCAAGGTTGCAGTTAAAGAAATACCCTGCGGAACAAAGAAAATAAAGAGAACCAGCATATTTGTGGACATATCTACGGAGGATTTTATGAAATTTGTTAAGTTTCTTTTTGAAATTCAGGATCATCCTCATTTCGCTGTGATATCTGCCACGAATCTTGGCGAGAGCATCGAACTACTCTATCATTTCACAGTTGATTATGGGAAACAGCACCAGGAAAAAACCATATCCGTTAGGGTTGAACTACCAAAGAATGACTTAAAAATTCAAACTATTACTGAGTTAATTCCAGGCGCATTGATATCTGAAAGGGAGATTCATGAGATGGTTGGGGTGGAATTTTTGGGACTCAAGGATACAAGGCACTTCTTCCTTCCAGAAAACTGGCCAGGTGGGAAATATCCCTGGCGTAGAGATGAAACCTTCCCACAAGATATGCTGAACAAATTGTATGAAACCTGGAAGGAAGGTGATGCCGATGAGTGA
- a CDS encoding NADH-quinone oxidoreductase subunit B family protein, whose amino-acid sequence MIPTKSFDRSLWVFHVNTGSCNGCDIEILAALTPRYDVERFGIKLVGSPRHADALLVTGPVTRDMEDKLKRIYEQVPDPKVVIVIGSCGISGGVFHESYNLIGPVDKVIPVDVYVPGCPPRPEAIIDGVVKAWLKLERLRGESNGH is encoded by the coding sequence ATGATTCCCACAAAGAGTTTTGATAGATCTCTCTGGGTTTTCCATGTAAACACTGGTTCCTGTAATGGATGTGACATAGAGATCCTTGCAGCACTGACGCCCAGATACGATGTGGAAAGGTTCGGTATTAAACTTGTGGGTTCTCCCAGGCATGCGGATGCTCTTCTGGTAACCGGACCTGTTACAAGAGATATGGAAGACAAACTAAAGAGAATATACGAGCAAGTTCCGGATCCAAAGGTTGTAATTGTAATTGGATCCTGCGGCATAAGCGGAGGCGTGTTTCACGAATCCTATAATCTAATTGGCCCTGTGGATAAGGTAATTCCTGTGGATGTCTACGTTCCAGGGTGCCCTCCCAGGCCAGAGGCTATAATAGACGGTGTGGTGAAGGCATGGCTTAAACTGGAGAGACTCAGGGGTGAGAGTAATGGACACTGA
- a CDS encoding proton-conducting transporter membrane subunit, which produces MIWDAVVQNSPALIIAVPMLAAFITPVISRFSARLRNVWVLSALIFTEILVLLLLYQVYNFGTQVYVFGASPYNLTVPPDSGGIPIRIIFEVDSMSIFMAFTASTVALAGAIYSTSCEKEQTGQDKYYALLLLMTVGMLGMMLTGDLFNFFVFLEINSLASAALVAYRVDKGIAVEAAFKYAVVSTLGGLMVLFAIGLLYGQYDALNIAMVAHRMQATGFTDLDKIAMALLTVSLAMKAGAIPMHFWVPDGYGKSPGAITAMLVTASQSSLYGLFRMCFTVFGLSANTYTLGWFLIVLGILSMFVGVTMALIQHDIKRLMAYHAISQTGYMLLGVGVGLATLGTAAFHQYGLAAMEGGIFHIINHAMYKGLLFLTAGAIIYRVGTSDLNKMGGLGHTMKYTMIFFMIGALAIAGIPPFNGFASKLLIYESVYMFNPLLSIIAMVVSILTLASFVKVFHSAFMGPKVYDVKEVPRPMLIAMGILTFFIILFGISPNIAIHYLVAPAAHALSNPVGYITRVLGGGTP; this is translated from the coding sequence ATGATATGGGATGCTGTTGTGCAGAATTCTCCCGCCCTCATAATTGCAGTTCCAATGCTTGCAGCATTTATCACACCGGTCATATCCAGGTTCAGTGCTCGTTTAAGAAATGTATGGGTCCTATCAGCACTTATTTTTACAGAAATTTTGGTACTCCTGCTTCTCTATCAAGTCTACAATTTTGGTACTCAGGTATATGTGTTTGGAGCCTCTCCTTACAATCTGACAGTACCTCCTGACTCTGGAGGAATTCCGATAAGAATTATATTTGAAGTGGATTCAATGAGCATTTTTATGGCTTTCACCGCATCAACGGTTGCCTTGGCTGGAGCCATATACTCAACTTCCTGTGAGAAAGAGCAAACGGGACAGGATAAATATTACGCGCTTCTTCTTTTAATGACCGTGGGTATGCTTGGAATGATGCTAACAGGAGATCTTTTCAACTTCTTTGTTTTTCTCGAGATAAATTCCCTTGCTTCCGCGGCTCTGGTGGCATATCGTGTAGATAAAGGTATTGCCGTTGAGGCTGCGTTTAAATATGCCGTTGTGAGCACCCTGGGAGGTCTTATGGTCCTATTTGCCATAGGTTTACTCTATGGGCAGTACGACGCTCTAAATATAGCAATGGTTGCACATAGAATGCAGGCAACAGGCTTTACGGATTTGGATAAAATTGCCATGGCACTTTTAACGGTGAGCCTTGCAATGAAGGCAGGAGCGATACCCATGCATTTCTGGGTGCCTGACGGATATGGGAAATCTCCTGGAGCAATAACTGCCATGTTGGTTACGGCATCACAATCATCTCTTTATGGACTATTCAGAATGTGCTTTACTGTTTTCGGTCTTTCGGCCAATACATATACCCTTGGATGGTTTCTTATTGTGCTTGGAATCCTTAGCATGTTTGTTGGAGTAACCATGGCGCTTATACAGCACGATATAAAGAGGCTTATGGCTTATCATGCTATCTCTCAGACCGGATATATGCTCTTGGGTGTGGGAGTTGGTCTAGCCACACTGGGGACCGCAGCATTTCATCAATACGGTCTAGCAGCAATGGAAGGGGGAATTTTCCATATAATAAACCACGCCATGTACAAAGGGCTACTGTTTTTAACTGCTGGCGCTATAATTTACAGGGTAGGCACATCAGATTTGAATAAGATGGGTGGTTTGGGCCATACAATGAAGTACACGATGATATTCTTTATGATAGGAGCTCTTGCCATTGCTGGAATTCCTCCATTCAATGGTTTTGCGTCTAAACTTCTGATATACGAATCTGTTTACATGTTCAATCCGCTGCTCTCCATAATTGCAATGGTTGTGAGCATTCTCACTCTTGCATCCTTTGTAAAGGTTTTTCACTCGGCCTTTATGGGCCCTAAAGTGTATGATGTTAAGGAGGTTCCACGCCCCATGCTTATAGCCATGGGCATTTTGACGTTCTTCATCATACTATTCGGAATATCCCCAAACATTGCCATACATTATCTGGTTGCTCCTGCAGCGCATGCACTCTCTAATCCCGTTGGATACATAACACGTGTACTTGGAGGTGGGACGCCATGA
- the hypE gene encoding hydrogenase expression/formation protein HypE, with translation MKLSRITLMEGAGGELMDKLIRDVILSTFSLKKAGSVSLDDLDDGATISLGSQEIVFTIDGHTVQPVFFPGGDLGKLAISGTVNDLAVMGAKPMAIAVSLILENGFEKDSLKKILKSMNMVSTSVPVPIITGDTKVVEDQIGIYAITAGIGVAEHVVRDSGARVGDAVLINGGIGEHGFAIMSKREGLEFETKLKSDTSPIWNVVESVANAIGWENIHAMKDPTRGGLSEALNEMAMKANVGIEIEERAVPMDPAVRAAGEMLGISPYIMANEGKVVMIVPSKFAQDALDAMKKCKNGKNANIIGRVTKDFPGKVILKTGIGGRRFLERPMGDPVPRVC, from the coding sequence ATGAAATTGAGTAGGATAACCTTAATGGAGGGAGCAGGTGGAGAGTTGATGGACAAGTTGATAAGAGATGTGATTCTATCCACCTTCTCTCTAAAAAAGGCAGGCAGCGTCTCTTTGGACGATTTGGATGATGGAGCAACCATTTCTCTCGGCTCGCAAGAGATTGTTTTCACCATTGATGGCCATACAGTGCAGCCAGTATTCTTTCCTGGAGGTGATCTTGGAAAACTGGCCATAAGTGGAACGGTGAATGATCTCGCAGTTATGGGGGCAAAACCCATGGCGATTGCTGTCTCTCTCATCCTTGAAAATGGCTTTGAAAAGGACTCTCTTAAAAAAATCCTAAAATCAATGAACATGGTGTCCACCAGCGTCCCCGTACCGATAATTACAGGAGATACAAAAGTTGTGGAAGATCAAATAGGCATATATGCCATAACTGCGGGAATAGGAGTTGCAGAGCATGTCGTGCGGGATTCCGGAGCAAGAGTGGGTGACGCAGTTCTCATAAACGGAGGAATTGGTGAGCATGGATTTGCAATAATGAGTAAGAGAGAGGGTTTAGAATTTGAAACGAAATTGAAGAGTGATACATCTCCAATCTGGAATGTTGTAGAGAGCGTGGCAAATGCAATAGGATGGGAAAACATTCACGCTATGAAGGACCCAACCCGCGGAGGTTTGAGCGAAGCGCTTAACGAGATGGCAATGAAAGCCAATGTGGGTATTGAAATAGAAGAGAGAGCCGTTCCAATGGATCCTGCCGTACGTGCAGCTGGAGAGATGCTGGGCATATCACCTTACATTATGGCCAACGAGGGAAAGGTTGTGATGATTGTGCCATCCAAGTTTGCTCAGGATGCACTGGACGCGATGAAAAAATGTAAAAATGGGAAAAATGCAAATATTATAGGCAGAGTCACCAAAGATTTTCCAGGAAAGGTCATACTGAAAACGGGCATTGGAGGAAGAAGATTCCTTGAAAGGCCCATGGGCGATCCTGTACCGAGGGTGTGTTAG
- a CDS encoding nickel-dependent hydrogenase large subunit has translation MSENSYTIPIGPLHPAIHEPITLKIEVEGERIVGVDVFCSQVHRGIEWIGMNRNNAIQSIYLSERVCGICNVCHPLCMVQAVEDAIELYPPERADYIRTIVAELERIHSHLLWAGVAAHEIGFDTVFHYTWALRENVMDLIEYITGNRVTKAIMMIGGVRRDITEDGARKIKNGMRFYLEKFSKIKNMYLKDRTIKMRTRDVGILTKDDALKLCAVGPVARASGVPKDVRQDFPYAAYADYGVKAMTSNIYNGEVHGDVYDRIIVRLLEVKQSVEIINWAIENMPSGPILAEKNLVKLKMMIKKAEGEGIGRVEAPRGEDIHYVRLEKNKEPFLSWKIRAPTYNNVLPWSPMLLGAQIADVPIVAASTDPCMSCLNRVTVVNERGKEYEITKEYMHELSVKKTRRLMRNAH, from the coding sequence ATGAGTGAGAACTCTTACACCATTCCCATTGGACCCCTCCATCCCGCTATTCATGAGCCCATAACCCTTAAGATAGAGGTGGAGGGTGAGAGAATAGTTGGTGTGGATGTTTTCTGCTCGCAGGTGCATCGCGGAATAGAGTGGATTGGAATGAACAGAAACAATGCCATACAGAGCATTTATCTTTCAGAGCGGGTTTGTGGAATATGCAACGTTTGCCATCCGCTCTGCATGGTGCAGGCTGTTGAGGATGCCATTGAACTCTATCCACCTGAGCGTGCAGATTATATAAGAACCATAGTTGCAGAACTTGAACGCATACATTCACATCTTCTCTGGGCAGGCGTGGCAGCCCATGAAATTGGATTTGATACAGTTTTTCATTACACTTGGGCCCTTAGAGAAAATGTGATGGACCTTATTGAGTATATCACGGGGAACCGTGTTACCAAGGCAATAATGATGATTGGAGGTGTTCGCAGGGATATCACAGAGGATGGTGCGAGGAAAATTAAGAATGGTATGAGGTTTTATCTTGAGAAGTTCTCCAAGATTAAAAACATGTATCTTAAGGACAGAACAATAAAGATGAGAACAAGGGATGTAGGGATTCTTACCAAAGATGATGCTCTCAAACTCTGCGCAGTTGGTCCTGTAGCCCGTGCTTCTGGAGTACCTAAGGATGTTCGCCAGGATTTTCCCTACGCAGCCTATGCTGATTATGGTGTAAAGGCTATGACTTCCAATATCTACAACGGAGAAGTACATGGAGATGTGTATGATCGTATAATAGTGCGCCTTTTAGAGGTGAAACAGAGTGTTGAGATTATAAACTGGGCCATTGAGAACATGCCCTCTGGACCAATCCTGGCAGAGAAGAATCTGGTAAAATTAAAAATGATGATTAAGAAGGCAGAGGGAGAGGGTATAGGCAGGGTTGAAGCACCCAGGGGAGAGGATATTCACTATGTGAGACTTGAGAAGAACAAAGAGCCATTCTTATCTTGGAAAATTAGGGCGCCTACCTATAACAATGTTCTGCCATGGAGTCCAATGCTTTTAGGTGCTCAGATAGCGGATGTGCCAATAGTTGCGGCAAGTACGGATCCATGTATGTCTTGTTTGAACAGAGTCACCGTTGTTAATGAGCGTGGAAAGGAGTATGAGATCACAAAGGAGTATATGCATGAATTAAGTGTTAAAAAGACGAGGAGGTTGATGCGCAATGCCCATTAA
- a CDS encoding 4Fe-4S binding protein yields the protein MMFFEVLKLLFKKPFTNKFPAKYAPKNTSKFIEGVRSNEIKINPPVSTPPNFRGKLEYDIDQCVGCGLCAQVCPSKAIEIVRDKKWIIMHCKDGAKLAAPLKIKIYVSRCVFCGQCVEICPRKCLKMTEEFLLADEDKLSKNLVVPGD from the coding sequence ATGATGTTTTTTGAGGTTTTAAAATTGTTATTCAAAAAGCCATTTACAAACAAGTTCCCTGCAAAGTACGCTCCCAAAAACACCAGCAAATTTATTGAAGGTGTACGGAGTAATGAGATAAAGATAAATCCTCCCGTCTCAACACCACCAAATTTCCGAGGAAAACTGGAGTACGATATCGATCAATGTGTTGGATGTGGACTTTGTGCCCAGGTATGTCCTTCCAAAGCCATAGAAATTGTTAGGGATAAAAAATGGATAATAATGCATTGTAAAGATGGAGCGAAACTGGCTGCACCTTTAAAAATAAAAATATATGTTTCCCGTTGCGTTTTTTGCGGTCAATGTGTCGAGATATGTCCCAGGAAATGCCTTAAGATGACCGAGGAATTCCTGTTGGCTGATGAGGATAAATTGTCCAAGAACCTGGTTGTTCCTGGAGATTAA
- a CDS encoding Mrp/NBP35 family ATP-binding protein, which yields MIDPRIRAIEERTKDVKRIIPVVSGKGGVGKSMISTTLALLLREKNYRVGLLDLDFHGASDHVILNADTSTLPEEEKGVIPSEVSGIKFMSIVFYSQDKPTPLRGMEISDALVELMAITRWGPLDFLIIDMPPGMGDQFLDLLRFLRRGEFILVGTPSPLALNVVNKVLEVLKEQNVKVLGLIENMARDKEFLKELAKKHSIRYLGKIRLIPNIDYIIGNVEQLLNSEFAQELKKIVERI from the coding sequence ATGATAGACCCAAGAATTAGGGCAATAGAAGAAAGAACAAAAGATGTGAAGAGAATTATCCCAGTGGTCAGTGGAAAGGGTGGCGTTGGAAAATCCATGATCTCAACAACCCTGGCCCTATTGCTGCGGGAGAAAAATTACAGGGTTGGCCTTCTGGATCTGGATTTCCATGGGGCAAGCGACCACGTAATTCTGAACGCAGATACCTCCACTCTTCCAGAGGAAGAAAAGGGAGTAATTCCCTCAGAGGTATCTGGAATAAAATTTATGAGCATTGTGTTTTACTCTCAGGATAAACCCACACCTCTTCGGGGTATGGAAATAAGCGATGCACTTGTAGAACTTATGGCAATAACCAGGTGGGGGCCATTGGATTTCCTAATAATTGACATGCCACCAGGAATGGGTGATCAATTTTTAGATCTGCTCAGATTCCTGAGGAGAGGTGAATTCATACTCGTTGGTACACCTTCGCCCTTGGCACTGAACGTTGTAAATAAGGTTCTTGAAGTTCTGAAAGAACAGAATGTAAAAGTGCTTGGTTTAATAGAAAATATGGCCAGAGATAAAGAATTTCTCAAAGAATTGGCAAAGAAGCATTCCATAAGATATCTTGGAAAAATAAGGTTAATACCCAACATAGATTACATTATAGGCAATGTTGAGCAACTCCTAAACTCAGAGTTTGCCCAAGAACTAAAAAAAATAGTTGAAAGAATTTAA
- a CDS encoding respiratory chain complex I subunit 1 family protein: MPINIIEVLWYIVATCGIALFAIPFGLLTKGIDRKLAAHMQWRVGPPVWQPFWDVKKLLQKESIVPDDAISWLYNSAPIITLASTLVILLYIPLGPFGPVLQGHGDVILVLYLLTIPSLAMVAGGFASASPFASIGAQREMVLMMSYEFPMAVTVIALAWKIASLYPGERVFSLAVFAEHPVWSIMGPLGWIGAAILLGVLLLVTTGEITKVPFDIAEAETEIAEGLFVEYSGRNLGLFYLADAVKTVVMSSLIVAIFFPYNLSPLLSGYVSLPMWVWGVVDFLFFLLKLEIVIFFCMTFVRVSVARFKVNQVVKIYWGYLTLASLIALVFIALDVML, translated from the coding sequence ATGCCCATTAACATAATAGAGGTGCTGTGGTACATAGTGGCTACTTGTGGCATTGCCCTTTTTGCCATACCCTTTGGATTGCTTACAAAGGGTATTGATAGAAAACTTGCAGCCCATATGCAGTGGAGAGTGGGTCCTCCTGTGTGGCAACCCTTCTGGGATGTGAAAAAATTACTGCAGAAAGAGAGCATAGTTCCGGATGATGCCATCTCATGGCTCTACAACTCAGCTCCAATAATCACCCTAGCCTCAACATTAGTTATTTTGCTCTATATACCATTGGGTCCATTCGGTCCAGTTCTTCAGGGCCATGGAGACGTTATACTTGTGCTCTACCTTCTTACTATTCCTTCCCTCGCGATGGTTGCAGGGGGCTTTGCATCGGCCTCTCCATTTGCCTCCATAGGTGCCCAGAGAGAAATGGTGCTTATGATGTCCTATGAGTTTCCAATGGCAGTAACTGTAATTGCCCTTGCTTGGAAAATAGCCTCGCTCTATCCTGGGGAGAGAGTATTTTCACTGGCTGTATTTGCAGAGCATCCTGTATGGAGTATAATGGGGCCATTGGGATGGATAGGTGCAGCGATTCTCCTTGGTGTTCTACTCTTGGTCACAACGGGAGAGATAACAAAGGTTCCATTTGATATTGCCGAGGCAGAAACTGAGATAGCGGAGGGTTTATTTGTGGAGTATTCTGGTAGAAATCTTGGCCTATTCTATCTTGCAGATGCTGTGAAAACAGTGGTTATGTCATCTCTCATAGTTGCCATATTCTTTCCTTACAATTTATCTCCATTGCTGAGCGGTTATGTTTCACTTCCCATGTGGGTATGGGGTGTTGTGGATTTCCTGTTTTTCCTTCTGAAATTGGAAATAGTGATCTTCTTTTGCATGACATTTGTACGAGTATCCGTTGCAAGATTCAAGGTGAATCAGGTAGTTAAAATTTACTGGGGATATCTCACGCTTGCATCGTTGATTGCTTTGGTTTTTATCGCTCTTGATGTGATGTTGTGA
- the hypF gene encoding carbamoyltransferase HypF, with protein sequence MKCVKISVNGIVQGVGFRPFVYRLANENSLKGYVKNLGDAGVEIVVEGAGNDIENFINQLKLKAPPLARVEKIEVKTISPKGFNTFTIQNSSSEKQGGDSIIPPDIAICEDCLKELFDPTDRRYLYPFIVCTNCGPRFSIIESLPYDRENTSMSEFPMCKECKEEYENPMDRRYHAEPVCCPACGPNYTLVDRDGNKLKGDPLKNASRLIDEGQIIAIKGIGGFHIACNANDDEVIETLRKRVRRPQQPFAIMAKDMAVIKSFAIVSKNEFEEMRSYRRPIILLRKRRPFPLPDSLSPGLHTIGVMLPYAPVHHIMFHYSKTPVYVMTSANYPDFPMVKDNERIVEIRDVVDYFLIHNRKIVNRVDDSVVRFVDGKRAIIRRSRGFVPLPVGSCYRYNGIALGAELMNSVSIIKNGKVYPSQYIGNTSKVEVLEFMKESIEKLRKLISLDSPELIVVDSHPLYHTSRFGKDLSEKENVELLRVQHHKAHIASVMLEYGVEEMIGIAIDAVGYGSDGKIWGGEIFSITQSNIKRLAHISYYPIPGGDLAAYYPLRSLIGLLSKIYKPEEIENIIQKTCPKAIDTFKHKEEFNIVFHQIEKRINTPETSSTGRFLDAISVLLNLAYRRTYEGEPAMKLESFAMGGKDMNIEVEVDGEIKLHTIIPQILDLPGEDAAYSVQTAIGRAFAREAIRQAEEMGIKSIGVSGGVAYNQIIISTMRRIVENSNLKFLVTKNIPRGDNGISAGQAYLGGLYLNGNLRRDEIE encoded by the coding sequence ATGAAATGTGTGAAAATAAGTGTAAATGGCATTGTTCAAGGCGTAGGATTTCGTCCCTTTGTTTACAGACTCGCAAATGAAAATTCTCTAAAGGGATATGTAAAAAATTTGGGGGATGCTGGGGTGGAGATTGTTGTTGAAGGTGCCGGGAATGATATTGAAAATTTCATAAATCAGTTGAAGTTAAAGGCGCCACCTCTTGCAAGGGTAGAGAAGATAGAGGTGAAAACCATATCCCCAAAGGGTTTTAATACATTCACCATACAAAATAGCTCCTCTGAAAAGCAAGGTGGTGATTCAATCATTCCGCCGGATATTGCAATATGCGAGGATTGCCTTAAAGAACTTTTTGATCCGACAGATAGAAGGTACCTGTACCCATTTATAGTTTGCACCAATTGCGGGCCAAGATTTTCAATAATTGAATCACTTCCATATGATAGAGAAAATACATCCATGAGCGAATTTCCCATGTGCAAGGAGTGCAAAGAGGAATACGAAAACCCTATGGACAGGAGATATCACGCGGAACCTGTGTGCTGTCCAGCCTGTGGTCCAAATTATACTCTGGTGGATAGGGATGGAAATAAACTAAAAGGTGATCCCCTTAAAAATGCATCCAGATTGATTGATGAGGGGCAAATAATCGCCATCAAGGGAATAGGAGGATTTCACATAGCGTGCAATGCTAATGATGACGAAGTCATAGAAACTCTGAGGAAGAGGGTGAGAAGACCCCAGCAACCATTTGCAATAATGGCAAAGGATATGGCGGTAATAAAGAGTTTTGCCATAGTGAGTAAAAATGAATTTGAGGAAATGAGAAGTTATCGTCGTCCAATTATATTGCTCAGGAAAAGGAGACCTTTTCCGTTACCCGATTCCCTGTCTCCTGGACTTCACACGATTGGAGTTATGCTCCCCTATGCCCCTGTACACCATATAATGTTTCATTATTCAAAAACCCCGGTGTACGTTATGACTTCTGCCAATTATCCGGATTTTCCTATGGTAAAGGATAATGAAAGGATTGTGGAGATAAGAGATGTGGTAGATTACTTTCTCATACACAACCGAAAAATTGTGAACAGAGTTGATGATAGCGTTGTAAGATTTGTTGATGGAAAGAGAGCAATCATACGGCGCTCCCGCGGATTCGTACCCCTTCCGGTTGGAAGTTGCTACAGGTACAACGGGATTGCGCTTGGGGCTGAGCTGATGAATTCGGTCTCCATAATAAAAAACGGGAAGGTATATCCCAGCCAATACATAGGAAATACATCAAAGGTGGAAGTTCTGGAATTCATGAAGGAGTCCATTGAGAAACTGAGAAAACTCATCTCACTTGACTCCCCAGAACTAATCGTTGTAGACTCACATCCTCTTTATCACACCTCAAGATTTGGGAAGGATCTATCAGAAAAGGAAAATGTTGAGCTGCTTAGAGTGCAGCACCATAAGGCACACATTGCATCAGTAATGCTTGAATACGGCGTTGAGGAGATGATAGGAATTGCAATTGATGCGGTTGGTTATGGTTCGGATGGAAAGATCTGGGGTGGTGAGATATTTTCAATCACCCAAAGTAACATAAAGAGGCTTGCACACATTTCCTATTACCCAATTCCTGGAGGAGATTTAGCAGCCTATTACCCACTGAGATCACTAATTGGACTGCTTTCCAAGATATACAAACCTGAGGAAATAGAAAATATAATTCAAAAGACATGCCCCAAGGCCATTGATACCTTCAAGCACAAGGAAGAATTTAACATCGTATTTCACCAGATTGAAAAAAGAATAAACACCCCCGAAACATCATCCACCGGTAGATTTCTAGATGCAATCTCTGTACTTTTAAATCTGGCATACAGGAGAACCTATGAGGGAGAACCCGCAATGAAACTTGAAAGCTTTGCAATGGGGGGTAAAGACATGAACATTGAGGTAGAGGTGGATGGGGAGATAAAACTCCACACCATTATCCCACAGATTCTCGATTTACCAGGTGAGGATGCAGCATACAGTGTTCAAACAGCCATTGGCAGAGCATTTGCCAGGGAAGCCATAAGACAAGCAGAAGAGATGGGTATAAAAAGTATTGGAGTTTCAGGTGGAGTTGCATATAATCAGATCATAATATCCACGATGAGAAGGATTGTAGAGAATTCAAACCTAAAATTCCTGGTAACCAAGAACATTCCCCGGGGTGATAACGGTATAAGTGCGGGACAGGCTTACTTGGGTGGATTGTACCTGAATGGAAATTTAAGGAGGGATGAAATTGAGTAG